In Chitinivibrionales bacterium, the following proteins share a genomic window:
- a CDS encoding cyclic nucleotide-binding domain-containing protein, which yields MAKISNIHTSSTVAYTILENVVFLKKTPLFSSIRTHDIGAVASIAEELKFRPDDEIVSENDVGDSLFLIKKGSVRIVKKVDEASSIDLAELSVGECFGDMAVFDAEQRSASVRANTECTLLRINGQDLIDVILDHPHISIELLKIFIKRLRKANAVIRELSSKTETLKKGS from the coding sequence ATGGCAAAAATCTCAAATATCCATACAAGCTCCACAGTAGCGTATACCATACTGGAGAATGTTGTTTTTCTAAAGAAAACGCCGCTTTTTTCATCAATACGGACTCATGATATCGGCGCGGTGGCATCCATTGCAGAAGAATTGAAATTTAGGCCCGACGATGAGATCGTGAGTGAAAATGATGTTGGTGATTCGCTTTTTCTTATAAAGAAAGGGAGTGTCCGCATTGTTAAAAAGGTCGATGAAGCCAGTTCGATCGACCTGGCAGAATTATCCGTAGGGGAGTGTTTCGGTGATATGGCGGTTTTCGATGCAGAACAGCGGTCGGCCAGTGTGCGGGCAAATACCGAATGTACACTCCTGAGAATCAACGGGCAGGATCTTATCGATGTCATTTTAGATCATCCACATATTTCTATCGAATTATTGAAAATATTTATCAAACGGCTTCGGAAAGCCAACGCCGTCATCCGGGAACTATCGTCGAAAACTGAAACCTTGAAAAAAGGATCATAA
- a CDS encoding tetratricopeptide repeat protein, whose product MQVEERQLRLEDNNEKLSSLRNAYESDPDNKETGAELARFYADLGWLNQAMNIYKRMLKKYSEDFSLLLDYGNVLVNRDDLDEAQRIFRKLTVIKPQRVEGWNNLGITCFKKSETDAARDAFKQVLSIEPDNAGAMMNLGNYYHLKDEIDKAVDFFKNAVAVKPDFADAWFNLGNAYITQCKYRKAIEAFTKALRYTPEFGSAYKNIGFAYEQLKEYDRAESHYLEALKLNKTDGGIYINLANVYTQQGKLDKAKKQYVNAVRLSPKEPSGWMGLRDLALAKGDVSTYVKATRAILTRLSGDSLAESLAILRRFKNNDLLDDLLEQVDQADKHSVKLDAERLLACQRKEPASTKVRMLLKKLSSTPEPIPEVTCALAEYYLTDKKFEKAYELLQSIFDDDISHNILIWRSLIFLKRWKNAEETVNAYLRNHPDCSECWFYLAKIKASCGNRDEAEKMLIKAFEHGFSDLGLIEEDTLLNEIYGAMSNSGIQISQNR is encoded by the coding sequence GTGCAGGTTGAAGAAAGACAACTACGGCTGGAAGACAATAACGAAAAGCTCTCATCGCTTCGAAATGCCTATGAGAGTGATCCTGATAATAAGGAAACCGGAGCGGAATTGGCACGATTTTATGCTGATCTTGGATGGCTTAATCAGGCAATGAATATCTATAAGCGGATGTTAAAAAAATATTCCGAAGACTTCTCCCTGCTCCTTGATTACGGTAATGTTCTGGTTAACCGGGATGATCTTGATGAAGCACAGCGCATTTTCAGAAAACTGACCGTAATCAAACCTCAGAGAGTTGAAGGGTGGAATAATCTGGGAATTACCTGCTTTAAAAAATCCGAAACCGATGCTGCGCGGGATGCTTTTAAACAGGTGTTGAGTATAGAACCCGACAATGCTGGTGCTATGATGAATCTGGGTAATTATTACCACCTCAAGGATGAAATCGATAAAGCGGTCGATTTCTTTAAAAACGCCGTTGCGGTGAAACCGGATTTTGCCGATGCCTGGTTTAATCTGGGAAATGCCTATATTACGCAATGCAAGTACAGGAAGGCTATTGAAGCATTTACAAAGGCGCTTCGGTATACACCGGAATTTGGCTCGGCATACAAAAATATCGGATTCGCTTACGAACAGTTGAAAGAGTACGATCGTGCCGAATCGCATTATCTGGAAGCCTTGAAACTGAATAAAACCGATGGCGGTATCTATATCAATCTGGCCAATGTTTATACTCAGCAGGGGAAGCTCGATAAGGCTAAAAAGCAGTATGTCAATGCTGTCAGGCTGTCGCCAAAGGAGCCTTCAGGGTGGATGGGATTGCGTGATCTTGCTCTTGCAAAGGGGGATGTGAGCACCTACGTGAAAGCAACTCGTGCTATTCTTACGAGATTAAGCGGTGATTCTCTGGCAGAATCATTAGCAATCCTCAGACGGTTTAAGAATAATGATCTGCTCGATGACCTTCTGGAGCAGGTCGATCAGGCTGATAAACACAGCGTTAAGCTGGATGCCGAACGCCTGCTCGCCTGTCAACGAAAAGAACCCGCTTCTACTAAAGTCCGCATGCTTTTAAAAAAGCTTTCTTCCACGCCCGAACCAATACCCGAGGTAACCTGCGCTTTGGCAGAATACTATTTGACTGATAAAAAATTTGAAAAAGCCTACGAGCTTTTACAGAGCATATTTGATGATGATATTTCTCATAACATTTTAATATGGCGCTCACTTATTTTCTTAAAACGGTGGAAGAATGCCGAGGAGACAGTTAATGCATATCTGAGAAACCATCCCGATTGCTCCGAGTGCTGGTTCTATCTGGCAAAAATCAAGGCATCCTGTGGAAACCGGGATGAGGCGGAAAAAATGCTGATTAAAGCCTTCGAGCACGGATTTTCAGACCTCGGACTTATCGAAGAGGACACTTTGCTCAATGAAATATACGGAGCTATGTCCAATTCCGGGATCCAGATATCACAGAACCGGTGA
- a CDS encoding extracellular solute-binding protein: MIAERSFCKAKIIGAFLFGIVIQGCGPRLQTSVLIKMVENQDKYFRQEVIPPFEKEQNVDIDVISYPEIEKLEEELQKYAGNAGLVKVPFGKSASLIRQNLIKPLNSFLPPDEIKEYTDTYLLTSLSKYGEEYYFVPRKFETRIMVFRKSRVADALAVWRDHKDSIDAALKKINGYGLPAAYHFENDPNKWDFFDIFTCGWVWAHTSYGGKKMPRIAHRGKLYSGTSLRIVDRIFQCGGDSTAVLTMKGDAVADAVHWEAVYAAGGIYNKKMWEEQWSGGGVWKGFESGEVFLAFMTQLDCFFIHGTGQDNLHGYLDNPDDMGVAVMPTGCSVEVDNKGVIVREGRKSITTGGWWWGIPRTAPDPELSYKLARHITNPENQIQGCSRFGMIPVQKSILSDMSMMFGGGWVTEMYEVSFKQLMENKYTMVPSNAHFAEISNLYLEIWSDVIINKNWSSDNSMPEFSYIKKHIETVYAQKVNDLMGR; the protein is encoded by the coding sequence ATGATAGCTGAAAGAAGTTTTTGTAAGGCGAAAATCATTGGTGCCTTCCTGTTCGGCATTGTCATTCAGGGATGTGGTCCCCGGCTTCAGACCAGTGTGCTGATAAAAATGGTCGAAAACCAGGACAAATATTTTCGTCAGGAAGTCATTCCGCCCTTTGAAAAGGAGCAAAATGTCGATATTGATGTTATCAGCTATCCTGAAATAGAGAAACTTGAAGAGGAGCTGCAGAAATATGCCGGAAATGCGGGACTGGTAAAGGTGCCTTTCGGAAAGAGCGCTTCCCTTATAAGGCAGAATCTGATAAAACCGTTGAATTCATTCTTACCACCAGATGAAATCAAGGAATACACCGATACCTACCTGCTTACCTCACTGAGTAAATATGGTGAAGAATATTATTTTGTGCCCCGGAAATTTGAGACAAGAATTATGGTGTTTCGGAAAAGCCGGGTTGCCGATGCTCTTGCTGTGTGGAGGGACCATAAAGATTCAATTGACGCTGCACTCAAAAAAATAAACGGCTATGGCCTTCCTGCCGCATACCATTTCGAAAATGATCCAAACAAATGGGATTTTTTCGATATCTTTACCTGTGGATGGGTTTGGGCACACACGTCCTATGGCGGAAAGAAAATGCCCCGGATTGCTCATCGGGGAAAGCTTTATTCCGGCACTTCGCTCAGGATCGTCGACAGGATTTTCCAATGCGGTGGGGACAGTACCGCGGTACTCACAATGAAAGGTGATGCTGTTGCTGATGCTGTTCACTGGGAAGCTGTTTATGCTGCGGGCGGTATTTACAATAAGAAGATGTGGGAAGAACAATGGAGTGGGGGAGGTGTATGGAAAGGTTTTGAGAGTGGAGAAGTCTTCCTGGCATTTATGACCCAGCTCGATTGTTTTTTTATTCATGGCACCGGGCAGGATAATCTCCATGGATATCTGGATAATCCTGATGATATGGGAGTAGCGGTTATGCCCACCGGGTGTTCGGTTGAAGTGGATAATAAAGGGGTGATTGTCCGTGAAGGGAGAAAATCGATTACCACCGGCGGATGGTGGTGGGGAATTCCCCGGACTGCACCGGATCCTGAGCTCTCCTACAAACTGGCCCGTCATATCACGAATCCCGAAAATCAGATTCAGGGGTGCAGCAGATTTGGAATGATTCCTGTTCAGAAAAGTATTCTCAGTGATATGTCGATGATGTTCGGCGGGGGGTGGGTCACCGAAATGTATGAAGTCTCTTTCAAACAACTTATGGAAAACAAATATACCATGGTCCCCTCAAATGCCCATTTTGCAGAGATCAGCAACCTTTATCTTGAAATATGGTCCGATGTCATTATTAATAAAAACTGGTCTTCTGATAATTCGATGCCGGAATTTTCATACATTAAAAAGCACATCGAAACGGTATATGCTCAAAAAGTCAATGATCTGATGGGACGGTAG